The proteins below come from a single Anaerobaca lacustris genomic window:
- a CDS encoding RNA polymerase sigma factor encodes MDKRLRNALKGLTSPDAESRRRAMEPFVRATFNIFIRHLYRYLGNEVECEDVLEDVYADIWENPDHLRDIANDAHLLRTVYLYYMRKRLREVYRRMNRSLSLSQADLENLVAPEMGLHDITEQAELKQLLHRMLGKLKARERKAIEMWMQGMSNRAIANQLKTTVGAVKMLEFRTILKLRRMMKDYSDEED; translated from the coding sequence ATGGATAAGCGGCTGCGTAACGCTTTGAAGGGACTGACGAGCCCGGATGCCGAGTCCCGTCGCCGGGCCATGGAGCCTTTTGTAAGGGCGACATTCAACATCTTCATTCGCCATTTGTATCGCTATCTCGGCAACGAGGTCGAATGTGAGGATGTGCTCGAGGATGTGTATGCCGACATCTGGGAAAACCCGGACCACCTGCGTGACATCGCCAACGATGCGCACCTGCTGCGGACCGTGTATCTCTACTACATGCGCAAGCGGCTCCGCGAGGTGTACCGGCGGATGAATCGAAGCCTGTCGCTGTCCCAGGCGGACCTGGAGAACCTGGTCGCGCCGGAAATGGGGCTCCACGACATCACGGAACAGGCGGAGCTCAAACAGCTCTTGCATCGCATGCTCGGCAAGCTCAAGGCCCGCGAACGCAAGGCCATCGAGATGTGGATGCAGGGGATGTCGAACCGGGCGATCGCCAACCAGCTCAAGACGACGGTGGGGGCCGTCAAGATGCTGGAGTTCCGGACGATCTTGAAGCTGAGGAGAATGATGAAAGACTATTCAGACGAAGAGGACTGA
- a CDS encoding Gfo/Idh/MocA family protein, whose product MKQISRRNFLQRSVAATAGSYLALSGPSRLVTRARGANNQIRVAVAGINSQGNGHVGRFQGLPGVQVVALCEPDKEILGKRLAEFKAKYEVGDDAIKGYADIRDVLDRKDIDAIVIATPNHWHSLMTVWACQAGKHVYVEKPVSHSIWEGRKMVEAARKYNRIVQTGTQQRSCPAVIEAAADIQSGKYGKVKWVHCSKLGARGTIGKVTTPQPVPGHIDYNLWAGPAPMSPVMRQSFHYDWHWQWNWGDGEMANWGVHYLDDLHHLLGWNDVPNKMIAAGNRFAWDDNGETPNMHFSLMYYDDLPIVVDIRNLPDPKRRGGNSGAVYLGARHGNYIQCEHASVRLARGGGGAYDNDGQRIHQYKGDGGGAHARNFIDAIRSGRRQDLAAEIEGGHQSTVICHQANIAWRAGAETSVEEVRAAMKSHEDALNTLNDMLEQMDGNDVDLKKEPFILGPMLTYDRKQEKFVGANAEKANKFVTCSYREPFVIRDEV is encoded by the coding sequence ATGAAGCAGATCAGTCGCCGCAACTTCCTCCAGCGCAGTGTCGCCGCCACGGCTGGATCGTATCTGGCCTTGTCCGGCCCGTCTCGCCTCGTGACCCGCGCGCGGGGGGCGAACAACCAGATCCGGGTCGCCGTGGCCGGGATCAACAGCCAGGGCAACGGGCACGTCGGCCGGTTTCAGGGGCTGCCGGGCGTCCAGGTCGTGGCCCTGTGCGAGCCGGACAAAGAGATTCTCGGCAAGCGCCTCGCGGAGTTCAAGGCCAAGTACGAGGTCGGCGACGACGCGATCAAGGGATACGCCGATATCCGCGACGTCCTGGATCGCAAGGATATCGACGCCATCGTGATCGCCACGCCGAACCATTGGCACTCGCTGATGACCGTCTGGGCCTGCCAGGCGGGCAAGCATGTTTACGTCGAGAAGCCCGTGAGCCACTCGATCTGGGAAGGCCGCAAGATGGTCGAGGCCGCCCGCAAGTACAATCGTATCGTGCAGACCGGCACGCAGCAGCGGTCCTGTCCGGCGGTGATCGAGGCGGCCGCCGATATCCAGTCGGGCAAGTACGGCAAGGTCAAGTGGGTTCATTGCTCCAAGCTCGGAGCGCGCGGCACGATCGGCAAGGTCACGACCCCGCAGCCGGTGCCGGGCCACATCGACTACAATCTCTGGGCGGGTCCGGCCCCCATGAGCCCGGTCATGCGCCAGTCGTTCCACTACGACTGGCACTGGCAGTGGAACTGGGGCGACGGTGAAATGGCCAACTGGGGCGTGCACTACCTCGACGACCTCCATCATCTGCTCGGCTGGAACGATGTGCCCAATAAGATGATCGCCGCCGGCAACCGGTTTGCCTGGGACGACAACGGCGAGACGCCGAACATGCACTTCTCGTTGATGTATTACGACGATCTGCCGATTGTCGTGGACATTCGCAATCTACCCGATCCGAAACGGCGGGGGGGCAACAGCGGGGCCGTATATCTCGGCGCGCGACACGGCAACTACATTCAGTGTGAGCACGCCTCCGTGCGACTGGCGCGGGGCGGCGGCGGCGCCTATGACAACGACGGCCAACGCATTCACCAGTACAAGGGCGACGGCGGCGGGGCGCACGCCCGCAACTTCATCGACGCGATTCGAAGCGGCCGGCGCCAGGACCTGGCGGCCGAGATCGAAGGCGGCCACCAGAGCACCGTCATCTGCCATCAGGCCAACATCGCCTGGCGGGCCGGGGCCGAGACCTCGGTCGAGGAGGTTCGCGCCGCGATGAAGTCGCACGAGGACGCCCTGAATACCCTCAATGATATGCTCGAACAGATGGACGGCAACGACGTCGATCTCAAGAAAGAGCCTTTCATCCTCGGACCGATGCTGACGTATGATCGCAAGCAGGAGAAGTTCGTCGGCGCCAACGCGGAGAAGGCCAACAAGTTTGTCACGTGTTCTTACCGAGAGCCTTTCGTCATTCGCGACGAAGTCTAA
- a CDS encoding tetratricopeptide repeat protein, translating to MDSTRPSSRSDVLERSRDLNRTSPDLGSRAITTRPSSGNEGLDRIRDATRNRISERRIDSVRVRTDSSIDRSEQVRTAGPELRTRTTLESRLERSIGHRPATVVQRDLGRIHREYTVRPRVVYRDRPDLVRHTPRHVYVYRDPYDRLCHRIIWPRYYYPVYYTWGPYRTFHWVYPYYHRKYVFVSLGGWWPWDYDYVRYYWYGAHPYAWMGYYPVPREVQSASYNYYTYNYYTGDADVSAAPAQTSSGGLPYGIDAETYARVQQRLREQQVGEPGDATLVDTRFETGVTSFEAGNYAEAAQAFASAMEMAPNDVILPFAYAQALFADGRYSEAADVLRAALSNASPEKEGVFYPRGLYAEDDVLFAQIEKLLDKVDAYGFDADLQLLLGYHLLGVGETEYARGPLEQAGKDIRNAEAARMLLNVLSKQEAAGVADPDMGSQGLTDASATTPDVAEPVTSSKENVLDRMKGSNSDDSGTTVPGALPQEAPARKEDDGTQAM from the coding sequence ATGGACTCGACGCGCCCGAGCAGCCGATCCGACGTCCTCGAAAGAAGTCGCGATCTGAATCGCACGTCGCCGGATCTCGGAAGTCGCGCGATCACGACCCGTCCATCGTCGGGTAACGAAGGGCTCGACCGCATTCGCGACGCCACGCGCAACCGCATCAGCGAGAGGAGAATCGATTCGGTCAGGGTGCGAACCGACAGCAGCATCGACCGATCCGAACAGGTTCGCACGGCCGGTCCGGAGCTGCGCACGCGGACGACGCTGGAGTCGCGACTGGAACGCTCCATTGGCCACCGGCCCGCGACGGTGGTCCAGCGCGACCTCGGCCGCATCCACAGGGAGTACACGGTTCGGCCTCGTGTGGTCTATCGCGACCGTCCCGACCTGGTGCGTCACACGCCTCGCCACGTGTACGTCTATCGTGATCCGTACGATCGGCTCTGTCACCGCATCATCTGGCCGCGATACTACTATCCGGTCTACTACACCTGGGGACCGTATCGCACGTTCCATTGGGTCTATCCATACTATCATCGCAAGTACGTGTTCGTCAGCCTCGGCGGCTGGTGGCCCTGGGATTACGACTACGTCCGCTACTATTGGTACGGCGCCCATCCGTATGCCTGGATGGGCTACTATCCGGTCCCGCGCGAGGTCCAGAGCGCTTCGTACAACTATTACACCTACAACTACTACACGGGCGACGCTGACGTCTCGGCTGCGCCGGCGCAGACCAGTTCAGGCGGCCTGCCCTACGGCATCGATGCCGAGACCTATGCCCGAGTTCAGCAGAGGCTCCGCGAGCAGCAGGTGGGCGAGCCGGGCGACGCGACGCTCGTCGATACACGATTCGAAACGGGCGTCACCAGCTTCGAGGCCGGCAATTACGCCGAGGCCGCCCAGGCCTTTGCCTCGGCGATGGAGATGGCGCCGAACGACGTGATTCTGCCGTTCGCCTATGCCCAGGCGCTCTTCGCCGACGGGCGCTACTCCGAGGCGGCCGACGTTCTGCGTGCGGCGCTGAGCAACGCGTCGCCGGAGAAGGAAGGCGTGTTCTATCCGCGCGGACTCTATGCGGAAGATGATGTCCTGTTCGCTCAGATCGAGAAGCTGCTGGACAAGGTCGATGCCTACGGCTTCGATGCGGACCTTCAGCTTCTGCTCGGCTACCACCTTCTGGGCGTTGGCGAAACGGAGTACGCGCGCGGGCCGCTGGAGCAGGCGGGAAAGGACATCCGCAACGCCGAGGCGGCCAGAATGCTGCTGAACGTGCTGAGCAAGCAGGAAGCAGCCGGTGTTGCGGACCCTGATATGGGATCGCAGGGCCTCACGGACGCTTCTGCCACGACGCCGGACGTCGCGGAGCCTGTCACGTCGTCGAAGGAAAACGTGCTCGATCGAATGAAGGGATCGAACTCCGACGATTCGGGAACGACCGTTCCCGGTGCGCTGCCTCAGGAAGCGCCGGCCAGGAAAGAGGATGATGGTACGCAGGCGATGTAG
- a CDS encoding ThuA domain-containing protein: protein MRYLFIVGVFLLCSALDAGVSANDSARKKVVFLPGRQSHGWSGHAYTADCKLFARILNENMPAVDAVVMEQGWPKDLKVLEEAAAIVIACDGNSLIGREANWKDLDAIARKGTGIVFIHYALDPGDLYGKYLLDWIGGYYEQHWSVNPFWRAEFKTLPGHPITRGVKPFAVTDEWYYHMRFRPEMEGVTPILTAIPPDNTRKGPDGPHSGNPTVRSRLGTPEHVAWACERPGGGRGFGCTGGHTHWVYAQDDFRKLMLNAICWVAKVDVPPGGVPTPTPSVEQMETHLEGDRPADWPPERTRQVIEQMNAK, encoded by the coding sequence ATGCGATATCTGTTTATCGTTGGAGTTTTTCTACTGTGTAGTGCTCTTGATGCGGGGGTATCTGCGAACGACTCCGCCAGGAAGAAGGTCGTCTTTCTGCCCGGTCGGCAGAGTCACGGCTGGAGCGGGCACGCCTATACCGCTGACTGCAAGCTCTTCGCCCGAATCCTCAACGAGAATATGCCGGCGGTCGATGCGGTGGTGATGGAACAGGGGTGGCCGAAGGACCTCAAGGTCCTTGAAGAGGCCGCTGCGATTGTCATCGCCTGCGACGGCAACAGCCTGATCGGACGGGAGGCGAACTGGAAGGACCTCGACGCCATTGCGCGCAAAGGCACGGGGATTGTCTTCATTCACTACGCGTTGGATCCGGGCGACCTCTACGGCAAGTACCTGCTCGACTGGATCGGCGGCTATTACGAGCAGCACTGGTCCGTCAATCCCTTCTGGCGGGCCGAGTTCAAGACCCTGCCCGGGCACCCGATCACGCGAGGTGTCAAGCCGTTTGCGGTGACGGACGAGTGGTATTACCACATGCGTTTTCGCCCGGAGATGGAAGGGGTGACGCCGATTCTGACGGCGATCCCGCCGGACAACACGCGGAAAGGCCCGGATGGCCCGCACAGCGGCAACCCGACCGTGCGGAGCCGGCTCGGTACGCCGGAGCACGTGGCGTGGGCGTGCGAGCGTCCCGGCGGCGGTCGCGGCTTCGGCTGTACCGGCGGCCACACCCATTGGGTCTACGCCCAGGACGATTTCCGCAAGCTCATGCTCAACGCCATCTGTTGGGTCGCAAAGGTCGATGTTCCGCCCGGCGGCGTTCCGACTCCGACTCCCAGCGTCGAGCAGATGGAGACCCATCTCGAAGGCGATCGTCCCGCCGACTGGCCGCCCGAGCGGACCCGCCAGGTGATCGAGCAGATGAACGCGAAATGA
- a CDS encoding DUF3795 domain-containing protein has protein sequence MAMLLAMCGLDCAACPALIAHRTDDQALRVKTAAEWSRQFGVEIWPEQVNCVGCLKLEGVHIGHCGECEIRKCGLDRHVKSCALCDDYGCPTISKFLDQVPHAKANLETLRRTRQE, from the coding sequence ATGGCGATGTTGCTGGCGATGTGCGGATTGGATTGTGCGGCTTGTCCTGCGTTGATCGCTCATCGAACCGACGACCAGGCCCTGCGGGTCAAGACCGCCGCGGAGTGGTCCAGGCAGTTCGGCGTCGAGATTTGGCCCGAGCAGGTCAACTGCGTGGGCTGCCTGAAGCTTGAGGGCGTGCACATCGGCCACTGCGGCGAGTGCGAGATTCGCAAGTGCGGCCTGGATCGCCACGTCAAGAGCTGCGCCCTCTGCGACGACTACGGCTGCCCGACCATCAGCAAATTCCTCGACCAGGTCCCGCACGCCAAAGCCAACCTCGAAACCCTCCGCCGCACCCGACAGGAATAG
- a CDS encoding sodium:solute symporter family protein — protein MQTVVSVTLVACYVVVLTFVAVRARAAREYADFSLARRSLPLALVFGSLCATYVGPGFSIGFVGKGFESGFLFFGIGLAYSLQNVLVGVLVAPRLRALNDCHTLGDAIGQKYDRRCHVLAGVISVGLCTGYAAVMAKAGGVVFKDVFGLPIWSGVVLIVGITTLYTTSGGLRASVVTDAFQFTAFAILLPVVLLLALGFHLQGGIAGFAERASAATQSGLASKTPFQIIGLLTAFLLGETLIPPYANRALASRTTQVSRYGFVLGGVFSVVWFAVMISLGVAARGIVPVGTDEDHVLLNMVRAIMPAGGYMLLMVVSISVIMSSLDSLLNAGAVVFTQDIVRPVWKVANGKALDVGRTATVVIALAAAAAAAVVPTIIDGLLVCYTIWAPAILPALVLGLWLKKPRPLAGILSMVVGALVAGLSQLAVGGPTKVPAILPALGAAILAYVVGHLLSREKGA, from the coding sequence GTGCAGACGGTGGTCTCGGTGACGCTCGTGGCCTGCTACGTGGTGGTTCTCACGTTCGTGGCCGTGCGCGCCCGCGCCGCCCGCGAGTACGCCGACTTTTCTCTGGCCCGTCGATCGCTGCCGCTGGCGCTGGTCTTCGGCAGCTTGTGCGCGACCTACGTCGGTCCCGGATTCTCCATCGGGTTCGTGGGCAAGGGGTTTGAGAGCGGGTTCTTGTTCTTCGGGATCGGTCTGGCGTATTCGCTTCAGAACGTTCTCGTCGGCGTCCTCGTGGCGCCGCGCCTGCGGGCACTGAACGACTGTCACACCCTCGGCGACGCCATCGGGCAGAAGTACGACCGGCGATGTCACGTTCTGGCGGGTGTGATCTCGGTGGGGCTCTGCACCGGGTACGCCGCTGTGATGGCCAAGGCCGGCGGCGTTGTGTTCAAGGATGTCTTCGGCCTTCCGATCTGGTCGGGTGTCGTGCTCATCGTCGGAATCACCACGCTGTACACGACCTCCGGCGGCCTGCGGGCGAGCGTGGTCACCGATGCCTTCCAATTCACGGCCTTCGCCATCCTGTTGCCCGTCGTGCTGCTGCTGGCGCTCGGGTTTCATCTGCAGGGCGGCATCGCCGGTTTCGCGGAACGGGCCTCGGCGGCCACGCAGAGCGGACTCGCCTCGAAGACGCCGTTTCAGATCATCGGATTGCTCACGGCGTTTTTGCTCGGGGAAACGCTGATTCCGCCCTATGCCAACCGCGCTCTGGCCTCGCGAACCACGCAGGTCTCCCGGTATGGCTTCGTGCTGGGGGGCGTGTTCAGCGTGGTCTGGTTTGCCGTGATGATCTCGCTGGGCGTGGCGGCGCGCGGCATCGTCCCGGTCGGGACCGATGAGGACCACGTCCTGCTGAACATGGTCCGGGCGATCATGCCGGCGGGGGGGTACATGTTGCTGATGGTGGTCTCAATCTCCGTCATCATGTCGAGCCTGGATTCGCTGCTGAACGCCGGGGCGGTGGTCTTCACGCAGGATATCGTTCGTCCCGTGTGGAAGGTCGCGAACGGCAAGGCCCTGGATGTGGGTCGGACGGCGACGGTTGTGATTGCCCTGGCGGCCGCTGCGGCCGCTGCTGTGGTGCCCACGATCATCGACGGCCTGCTGGTCTGCTATACGATCTGGGCGCCGGCGATCCTTCCGGCTCTGGTCCTGGGCCTGTGGCTCAAGAAGCCGCGACCGCTGGCGGGCATCCTTTCGATGGTCGTCGGGGCGCTCGTAGCGGGATTGTCTCAGCTTGCCGTGGGTGGTCCGACGAAGGTTCCGGCCATTCTTCCGGCGCTCGGCGCTGCGATCCTGGCCTATGTCGTCGGGCATCTACTCAGTCGCGAGAAGGGAGCATAG
- a CDS encoding family 78 glycoside hydrolase catalytic domain: protein MKTPTRLALSLVLLALLLLGTASAADRTCSVTPVELRCEYLNDPLGIDVTEPRLSWQLAATDSDAYGQRQSGYQVLVASTKDLLDRGKGDMWDSGMVASDRSVHVVYQGRPLGSRMQCFWKVRVKDESGVVSRWSEPARWTMGLLEPGDWHARWIGTDQVFERKQGWPPPDNDVPDPWLRRSFTLDARPKRAAIYIASVGYHELYVNGRKVGDTVLAPSVANHRKRARYVTYEIAEHLKEGRNVIGLWLGVSWSIFPQYKTPDKPQTPIVLAQAEIELPGGKTVRIVTDDSWRTCPSPNTLLGVWDFMHFGGELYDARKEVPGWCEVDFDDSIWKPATVYSPSLKLSAEMVEPNRRVREVRPVAIAETRLGVYRVDLGVNMTGFFEMNVRGEPGQVVEMKFSEQSKADMTHRLRSKYIIGPSGKGTFRNRSNYFAGQWVTIEGLKYKPRLDDIRADLVRTDYARASSFECSNELLNWIHDATLLTFENLSLGGYVVDCAQRERMGYGGDGHATTECGLNHFGLGAFYTKWVQDWRDVQGGESAWGTSGDKAATTDAIESGNLPYTAPTYWGGGGPAWSGFCVTLPREIYERYGDVRILEVNFPMIRRWLAFLETKAKDDMLVRWGGEWDFLGDWLWPGAKGVNGDTIETLFFNNCFWIFNLQTAAEIAGIIGEEDAAAKYRARADEVRRAVHAKFFKPDENSYVNGFQGYLAIALLVDLPPKELRPAIWNRLEKEILIVRKGHIHAGITAGAFLFKTLLDADRQDLIFTMANKDTYPSWGLMRRNGLTAIAESWMMDNSLCHSSYLYVGTWFIEGLAGIKPDVSRPGFKHFVLKPGIIDDPSMRWVKAHHDCLYGRIESRWRIDDDRVLTLNVTVPPNTTATLHLPTAADKAITASGSALAEAKGLRHVRTEEGCAIVELGPGRYEFQSSLAVVARP from the coding sequence ATGAAGACACCGACACGCCTTGCACTCTCTCTCGTTCTCCTTGCTCTGTTGTTGCTCGGCACGGCATCTGCGGCCGACCGCACATGCTCCGTGACACCGGTGGAACTGCGGTGCGAGTACCTCAACGACCCGCTGGGCATCGACGTGACCGAGCCGCGACTGAGCTGGCAGTTGGCGGCGACCGACTCTGATGCGTACGGCCAGCGGCAGAGCGGCTATCAGGTGCTCGTGGCCTCCACGAAGGACCTGCTCGATCGCGGCAAAGGGGATATGTGGGACTCGGGCATGGTGGCCTCCGATCGATCGGTCCACGTGGTGTATCAGGGCCGGCCGCTTGGCTCGCGCATGCAGTGCTTCTGGAAGGTCCGCGTCAAGGACGAGAGCGGCGTCGTCTCACGATGGAGTGAGCCGGCCCGCTGGACGATGGGGCTGTTGGAGCCGGGCGATTGGCACGCCCGGTGGATCGGCACGGACCAGGTTTTCGAGCGCAAGCAGGGCTGGCCACCGCCCGACAACGATGTGCCCGACCCCTGGCTCCGCAGGAGCTTCACGCTCGACGCCAGGCCCAAGCGGGCGGCCATTTACATCGCTTCGGTTGGCTACCACGAGTTGTACGTCAACGGCCGGAAGGTCGGTGACACCGTCCTGGCCCCGAGCGTAGCCAACCACCGCAAGCGGGCCCGCTACGTCACCTACGAGATCGCCGAGCATCTCAAAGAAGGCAGGAATGTCATCGGACTGTGGCTGGGTGTCTCCTGGTCGATCTTCCCCCAGTACAAGACGCCGGATAAGCCGCAGACGCCGATTGTGCTGGCCCAGGCCGAGATCGAATTGCCCGGCGGCAAGACGGTGCGCATCGTCACGGACGACAGTTGGCGGACGTGTCCGAGCCCCAACACGCTGCTGGGCGTCTGGGACTTCATGCACTTCGGTGGCGAACTGTACGACGCTCGCAAGGAAGTGCCCGGCTGGTGCGAGGTGGACTTCGATGATTCGATCTGGAAACCGGCGACGGTCTACTCACCTTCGCTGAAACTGTCGGCCGAGATGGTCGAGCCCAACCGACGCGTTCGAGAGGTCCGGCCCGTCGCCATTGCTGAGACCAGGCTTGGTGTGTACCGAGTCGATTTGGGTGTGAACATGACCGGCTTTTTCGAGATGAACGTGCGGGGCGAGCCCGGCCAAGTGGTCGAGATGAAGTTCTCCGAGCAGTCCAAGGCGGACATGACGCATCGGCTGCGGAGCAAGTACATCATCGGCCCATCGGGCAAAGGCACGTTCCGCAATCGCTCCAATTACTTCGCGGGCCAGTGGGTGACGATCGAGGGGCTCAAGTACAAGCCCCGGCTCGACGACATTCGCGCCGATCTCGTTCGCACAGATTATGCACGGGCGTCAAGCTTCGAGTGCTCGAACGAGCTGCTCAACTGGATCCACGATGCGACGCTTCTGACGTTCGAGAACCTGAGCCTGGGCGGCTACGTTGTCGACTGCGCGCAGCGCGAACGAATGGGTTACGGCGGCGACGGCCACGCGACGACCGAGTGCGGCCTGAACCACTTCGGCCTGGGCGCCTTCTACACGAAGTGGGTCCAGGACTGGCGGGACGTGCAGGGCGGCGAGAGCGCCTGGGGCACCAGCGGCGACAAGGCCGCGACAACCGACGCCATTGAAAGCGGCAATCTGCCGTACACTGCGCCCACCTACTGGGGCGGGGGTGGGCCCGCCTGGAGCGGGTTCTGCGTCACGCTGCCGCGGGAAATCTACGAACGCTATGGCGACGTTCGCATCCTCGAAGTCAATTTCCCGATGATCCGGCGCTGGCTGGCCTTCCTCGAAACCAAGGCCAAAGACGACATGCTCGTGCGGTGGGGTGGCGAATGGGACTTCCTGGGCGACTGGCTCTGGCCCGGCGCCAAGGGGGTCAACGGCGATACGATCGAGACGCTGTTCTTCAACAACTGCTTCTGGATCTTCAACCTGCAGACGGCGGCCGAGATCGCCGGGATTATCGGCGAGGAAGATGCGGCGGCGAAATATCGCGCGCGGGCCGACGAGGTGCGCCGGGCCGTACACGCCAAATTCTTCAAGCCCGATGAGAACAGCTACGTCAACGGTTTCCAGGGCTATCTGGCGATCGCGCTGCTGGTGGACCTGCCGCCGAAAGAGCTGCGGCCGGCGATCTGGAATCGACTGGAGAAGGAAATCCTGATCGTACGCAAGGGCCACATCCACGCGGGCATCACCGCCGGAGCTTTCCTGTTCAAGACTCTGCTCGACGCCGACCGCCAGGACCTGATCTTTACGATGGCCAACAAGGACACCTATCCGAGTTGGGGCCTCATGCGGCGCAACGGCCTCACGGCCATCGCCGAGTCGTGGATGATGGACAATTCGCTCTGCCATAGCTCGTATCTGTACGTCGGGACGTGGTTCATCGAGGGCCTCGCCGGCATCAAGCCCGATGTGAGCCGTCCCGGCTTCAAGCATTTTGTTCTCAAGCCCGGCATTATCGACGACCCGTCGATGAGATGGGTCAAGGCCCACCACGATTGCCTCTATGGACGGATCGAGAGCCGCTGGCGGATCGATGACGACCGCGTGTTGACCTTGAACGTCACTGTCCCGCCCAACACGACCGCGACGCTGCATCTGCCGACAGCCGCCGACAAGGCGATTACAGCCAGCGGCAGCGCTCTGGCCGAGGCCAAGGGGCTGCGGCACGTACGCACCGAAGAAGGCTGCGCGATCGTCGAGCTGGGGCCGGGACGCTACGAATTCCAGTCCAGTCTCGCCGTCGTCGCCAGGCCGTAG
- a CDS encoding threonyl-tRNA synthetase editing domain-containing protein gives MIIDSYQCSSCYFEDKKPSNRIDSSTISPPQPRAEFENVLVMFVCIERYDGREEVDQAAEEFGALVDMLGERPLILCPNVHLSVDKAPEKLAVLLIGQLEEKLAERGYQVHRLSFGYHKRYGLECNGNVGSVVGRRFYGSEHKQFLRLMTRLGVCPPDALPKDMPVWAEVLMQRQLKVLGSRRETYNAAKKMCEDQLDATGQGELWTCMLFEGERQPMDDYLSQLYTIIEEYPDVRVHRAMNLSVPGFSNAARHLFRKYPEAIESGRLRIYNSKVSDIEFMLSREAVLLAFPQIPRKQGSHAGEISFGIYCKDADFAKNLIQWYSSFLVDPEVGWIRTESDLNAVISELEEEMFEEERE, from the coding sequence ATGATTATCGACAGCTATCAATGCTCCTCGTGCTACTTCGAGGACAAGAAACCGAGCAACCGCATCGATTCCTCGACGATCTCTCCGCCGCAGCCGCGGGCGGAGTTCGAGAACGTGCTGGTGATGTTCGTCTGCATCGAGCGGTACGACGGCCGTGAGGAGGTGGACCAGGCCGCCGAGGAGTTCGGCGCCCTGGTCGACATGCTGGGCGAGCGGCCTCTCATATTGTGTCCCAACGTCCATCTGTCGGTGGACAAGGCGCCGGAGAAGCTGGCGGTCCTTCTGATCGGCCAACTGGAAGAGAAGCTCGCCGAGCGGGGCTATCAGGTGCATCGCCTGTCGTTCGGCTATCACAAGCGGTACGGTCTGGAATGCAACGGCAACGTGGGCAGCGTCGTGGGCCGGCGCTTCTACGGCTCCGAGCACAAGCAGTTCCTTCGCCTCATGACGCGCCTGGGCGTCTGCCCGCCCGATGCGCTGCCCAAGGACATGCCGGTCTGGGCCGAAGTGCTGATGCAGCGGCAGCTCAAGGTGCTCGGCAGTCGGCGTGAGACGTACAACGCCGCCAAGAAGATGTGCGAGGACCAGTTGGACGCCACGGGACAGGGCGAGTTGTGGACCTGCATGCTGTTCGAGGGCGAGCGGCAGCCCATGGACGATTATCTCAGCCAGCTCTATACGATCATCGAAGAGTATCCCGATGTCCGGGTGCACCGTGCGATGAACCTCAGCGTTCCCGGGTTCTCCAACGCTGCCCGGCATTTGTTTCGCAAGTACCCCGAGGCCATCGAGTCGGGCCGGCTGCGGATCTACAACAGCAAGGTCTCCGACATCGAGTTCATGCTGAGCCGCGAGGCCGTGTTGCTGGCCTTTCCGCAGATCCCGCGCAAGCAGGGCTCGCACGCCGGAGAGATTTCGTTCGGGATCTACTGCAAGGACGCCGATTTCGCCAAGAACCTGATTCAGTGGTACAGCTCATTCCTGGTCGATCCGGAGGTCGGGTGGATTCGCACGGAATCGGACTTGAACGCCGTGATCAGCGAATTGGAAGAGGAGATGTTCGAAGAAGAGCGCGAATAG